From the Chitinophaga lutea genome, one window contains:
- a CDS encoding T6SS immunity protein Tdi1 domain-containing protein, translating into MDEIDIFLRKHPKDEGTFTPASEATIRKYTGKVPDFLIEMWKADGFCSFNNGFFWLVDPDDLRQETEQAADLQGVTPLVRTGLGGVIFEQGGTHHSFDPAYLDVTTYEEFGLADLLNFSVTADESLNEYYYFNLYEKARKRLGPITYEECYGFVPAIALGGELNANNLQKVELKSYLQILSQLE; encoded by the coding sequence ATGGACGAAATAGATATCTTCCTCCGCAAACACCCGAAAGACGAGGGAACGTTTACGCCCGCGAGTGAAGCCACCATCCGTAAATACACCGGCAAAGTACCGGACTTCCTGATAGAGATGTGGAAAGCCGACGGCTTCTGCTCTTTCAATAACGGATTTTTCTGGCTGGTGGACCCGGACGACCTGCGGCAGGAAACGGAACAGGCCGCGGATTTACAAGGTGTGACGCCGCTCGTGCGCACGGGGCTCGGCGGGGTCATTTTCGAACAGGGCGGCACACATCACTCTTTCGATCCCGCGTACCTCGATGTAACGACGTATGAGGAGTTCGGTCTTGCCGACCTGCTCAACTTCTCCGTTACCGCCGATGAATCGCTGAACGAATACTATTATTTCAACCTGTACGAAAAAGCGCGGAAGCGGCTGGGGCCCATTACGTACGAAGAATGTTACGGTTTTGTGCCGGCCATCGCACTGGGCGGGGAGCTGAACGCCAACAATCTGCAAAAAGTGGAGTTAAAATCCTATCTGCAAATCCTTTCACAACTCGAATAA